Proteins encoded by one window of Halobaculum halobium:
- a CDS encoding MTH865 family protein produces the protein MSEDIEADLREQFTDAFSGADFPVSSQMDLVPALPQGPGTKFESGDFSVTAMELAAKLGSSQDFPYEDVETLVDDVIEGLKDNGMI, from the coding sequence ATGTCCGAGGATATCGAGGCGGACCTCCGCGAGCAGTTTACAGACGCGTTCTCCGGCGCCGACTTCCCGGTGTCGAGCCAGATGGACCTGGTGCCCGCGCTGCCGCAGGGCCCCGGCACGAAGTTCGAGTCCGGCGACTTCTCGGTCACCGCGATGGAACTGGCCGCGAAGCTCGGGTCCAGTCAGGACTTCCCCTACGAGGACGTCGAGACGCTCGTCGACGACGTGATCGAGGGGCTGAAAGACAACGGAATGATCTGA
- a CDS encoding M42 family metallopeptidase produces the protein MAFDFDFDLLRELTEASGVPGYEDRVRDRVRTVFDEAVDEVRTDSMGNVIGTIEGSGDYEVAVAAHMDEIGFMVKHVTDDGFLKVDALGGWDARVLRAQRVRVHTQQGDLTGVIGSVPPHTLTNEEREKEDAVEDVVIDLGREGEEVEAIVSVGDLVTMEQSTVKMGDTVTGKALDDRVCLFAMLESARELTDPEATVHFCATVQEEVGLRGAQALGVDVDPDLAVALDVTIASDTAGVAEDKQVTRLGEGAAVKLKDGSVITNPKVTRRLRDVAEAEGIEHQLEVLPSGGTDTAAFQKANGAKPVGAISIPTRYLHTVTETAHGDDVRSTIDLLTAFLASEDGDNDYSL, from the coding sequence ATGGCGTTCGACTTCGATTTCGACCTGCTGCGCGAGTTGACCGAGGCCAGCGGCGTCCCCGGCTACGAGGACCGCGTCCGCGACCGCGTCCGGACCGTGTTCGACGAGGCCGTCGACGAGGTGCGCACCGATTCGATGGGTAACGTGATCGGCACGATTGAGGGCTCCGGCGACTACGAGGTCGCCGTCGCAGCACACATGGACGAGATCGGCTTCATGGTGAAGCACGTCACCGACGACGGCTTCCTCAAGGTTGACGCCCTCGGCGGCTGGGACGCTCGCGTACTGCGCGCCCAGCGCGTTCGCGTCCACACGCAACAGGGTGACCTCACGGGCGTCATCGGTTCGGTCCCGCCGCACACGCTCACGAACGAGGAGCGCGAGAAGGAGGACGCCGTCGAGGACGTGGTGATCGACCTCGGGCGCGAGGGCGAGGAGGTCGAAGCGATCGTCTCCGTCGGCGACCTCGTCACGATGGAGCAGTCGACGGTGAAGATGGGAGACACGGTCACCGGGAAGGCGCTCGACGACCGCGTGTGCCTGTTCGCGATGCTGGAGTCCGCGCGCGAACTGACCGACCCCGAGGCGACGGTCCACTTCTGTGCAACGGTCCAAGAGGAGGTCGGCCTCCGCGGCGCACAGGCGCTCGGCGTCGACGTCGACCCGGACCTCGCGGTCGCGCTCGACGTGACGATCGCTTCCGACACCGCCGGGGTCGCCGAGGACAAGCAGGTGACCCGGCTCGGCGAGGGCGCGGCGGTGAAGCTGAAGGACGGCTCGGTGATCACGAACCCGAAAGTGACGCGGCGCCTGCGCGACGTGGCCGAGGCCGAGGGGATCGAACACCAACTGGAGGTGCTTCCGTCGGGCGGCACCGACACCGCCGCCTTCCAGAAGGCCAACGGCGCCAAGCCCGTCGGCGCCATCTCGATCCCGACGCGGTACCTCCACACCGTCACCGAGACCGCTCACGGCGACGACGTCCGCTCGACGATCGACCTGTTGACGGCGTTCCTCGCGAGCGAGGACGGCGACAACGACTACTCGCTGTGA
- a CDS encoding type II glyceraldehyde-3-phosphate dehydrogenase: MIQVGVNGYGTIGKRVADAVAAQPDMQLTGVAKTRPNYEAEAAVRKGYPLYAAIPDRADLFHEAGIDLAGEVVDMVMTADVIVDTTPSGIGADNRELYERYDTPAIFQGGEDADVADVSFNARSNYDRARADDVDTARVVSCNTTGLSRLLTPLIETYGVEKSRVTLVRRGGDPGQTSRGPINDILPDPVSIPSHHGPDVNTILPDVDIDTLGVKVPATLMHLHSVNVTLDSAPTAAEVRDLLSAESRLFIVPEETGIDGTGKLKEFAMDTGRPRGDLWENCIWEDSVSMEGSDLYLFQSIHQESDVIPENIDAIRALLDWEDRETSMAKTDETLGVGLESLFDGQRQRVVPKSNGDD; encoded by the coding sequence ATGATCCAGGTGGGCGTCAACGGCTACGGCACGATCGGCAAGCGCGTCGCCGACGCGGTGGCCGCACAGCCCGACATGCAGTTGACGGGCGTGGCGAAGACCCGCCCGAACTACGAGGCGGAGGCGGCGGTCAGGAAGGGCTACCCGCTGTACGCCGCGATCCCGGACCGCGCGGACCTGTTTCACGAGGCCGGGATCGACCTCGCCGGCGAGGTCGTGGACATGGTGATGACCGCCGACGTGATCGTCGATACGACGCCCTCCGGCATCGGTGCAGACAACCGCGAGCTGTACGAGCGCTACGACACGCCCGCCATCTTCCAGGGCGGGGAGGACGCGGACGTCGCCGACGTGAGTTTCAACGCCCGCTCCAACTATGACCGCGCGCGGGCGGACGACGTCGACACCGCCCGCGTCGTCTCGTGCAACACGACCGGGCTCTCGCGGCTGCTCACGCCGCTGATCGAGACGTACGGCGTCGAGAAGTCTCGCGTCACGCTCGTCCGCCGCGGCGGTGACCCGGGGCAGACCTCCCGCGGCCCGATCAACGACATCCTCCCGGACCCCGTCTCGATCCCCTCACACCACGGCCCGGACGTGAACACGATCCTCCCCGACGTAGACATCGACACGCTCGGCGTGAAGGTGCCGGCGACGCTCATGCACCTCCATTCGGTGAACGTCACCCTCGACTCGGCGCCAACGGCGGCGGAGGTGCGCGACCTGCTCTCGGCGGAGTCGCGGCTGTTCATCGTCCCCGAGGAGACGGGGATCGACGGAACGGGGAAGCTGAAGGAGTTCGCGATGGACACGGGTCGCCCGCGGGGCGACCTCTGGGAGAACTGCATCTGGGAGGACTCCGTCTCCATGGAGGGCTCGGACCTGTACCTGTTCCAGTCGATCCACCAGGAGTCGGACGTGATCCCCGAGAACATCGACGCGATCCGAGCGCTGCTCGACTGGGAGGACCGCGAGACGAGTATGGCGAAGACCGACGAAACGCTCGGCGTCGGCCTCGAATCGCTGTTCGACGGCCAGCGCCAGCGCGTAGTGCCGAAGAGCAACGGCGACGACTGA
- a CDS encoding aminopeptidase, translating into MDDDLRAAAETAIHQCLDLGSDESLAVVTDDKREAIGEALYAVASEVTDDASIVRYPPAGQHGTEPPAPVAAAMREADAFLAPTTKSLSHTRARGNACGAGARGATLPGITREVFVTGLDADYETIARHCADVRAQVDDADEIRVTTAAGTDITFEPGDREFLSDTGDVSEPGSFSNLPAGEVFVSPKTADGTYVVDGTMMPYGLLDGRELRFEVEDGFVTDISDDEVREQVEAAAEEVGRDAYNLAELGIGTNVGVTALVGSVLLDEKAAGTVHIAIGDDAGIGGDTDAPLHLDGIVTDPTVYADGEEIDLPEP; encoded by the coding sequence ATGGACGACGACCTCCGCGCGGCGGCCGAAACGGCGATCCACCAGTGCCTGGACCTCGGGAGCGACGAGTCGCTCGCGGTCGTCACCGACGACAAGCGCGAGGCGATCGGCGAGGCCCTCTATGCCGTCGCCAGCGAGGTCACCGACGACGCGAGTATCGTCCGCTACCCGCCCGCGGGCCAACACGGAACGGAGCCGCCGGCGCCCGTCGCAGCCGCGATGCGAGAAGCCGACGCCTTCCTCGCACCGACGACGAAAAGCCTCAGCCACACTCGCGCCCGCGGCAACGCTTGCGGGGCGGGCGCCCGCGGCGCGACGCTGCCGGGGATCACCCGCGAGGTGTTCGTCACCGGGCTCGACGCCGACTACGAGACGATCGCGCGCCACTGCGCGGACGTGCGCGCGCAGGTCGACGACGCCGACGAGATCCGCGTCACGACGGCGGCGGGGACCGACATCACGTTCGAGCCCGGCGACCGCGAGTTCCTGTCCGACACCGGAGACGTGAGCGAGCCCGGCTCCTTCTCGAATCTCCCGGCCGGAGAGGTGTTCGTCAGCCCCAAAACCGCAGACGGCACGTACGTCGTGGACGGGACGATGATGCCGTACGGCCTGCTGGACGGTCGCGAACTCCGCTTCGAAGTCGAGGACGGCTTCGTCACCGACATCTCCGACGACGAGGTGCGCGAGCAGGTCGAGGCGGCCGCCGAGGAGGTCGGTCGCGACGCGTACAACCTCGCGGAGTTGGGCATCGGAACGAACGTCGGCGTCACTGCCCTCGTCGGCTCCGTGCTGCTCGACGAGAAGGCCGCCGGCACCGTTCACATCGCCATCGGCGACGACGCGGGCATCGGCGGCGACACCGACGCGCCCCTGCACCTCGACGGGATCGTGACCGATCCGACCGTGTACGCGGACGGCGAGGAAATCGACCTGCCGGAACCGTAG
- the kdgK1 gene encoding bifunctional 2-dehydro-3-deoxygluconokinase/2-dehydro-3-deoxygalactonokinase, giving the protein MTDLVTFGETMLRLSPPQGTRLETTDAFDVRIGGAESNVAVAGASLDLDSVWLSKLPDSPLGRRVVGELRARGVRTGVAFEDDARLGTYYLEHGGEPRGTNVIYDRADSAVTTVTPEELPLGVLEDATAFHTTGITPALSDRAAETTRAVLERASAAGATTSFDLNYRSKLWSHEEARATLTDLFAHVDALFVAKRDAEAVLDREGEAVEVAHGLATDFGFETVVITRGDRGALALHGDEVFEQPVYEADTLDAIGTGDAFVGGFLSKRCAGGDVDAALEWGAATASLKRTIAGDLAVVTPEEVERVVAEGDGGISR; this is encoded by the coding sequence ATGACCGATCTCGTCACGTTCGGAGAGACGATGCTTCGCCTCTCCCCGCCGCAGGGGACCCGCCTGGAGACGACCGATGCGTTCGACGTTCGCATCGGCGGCGCCGAAAGCAACGTCGCCGTCGCGGGCGCGTCGCTGGATCTGGACTCGGTGTGGCTGTCGAAGCTCCCCGACTCGCCGCTTGGGCGGCGCGTCGTGGGCGAGTTGCGTGCCCGCGGCGTCCGCACCGGCGTCGCGTTCGAGGACGACGCGCGCCTCGGCACCTACTACTTAGAACACGGCGGCGAGCCCCGCGGCACGAACGTCATCTACGATCGCGCCGACTCGGCGGTGACGACCGTGACGCCCGAGGAGCTTCCCCTGGGGGTGCTCGAGGACGCGACCGCGTTCCACACCACCGGGATTACGCCGGCGCTGTCGGACCGGGCGGCCGAGACGACGCGGGCCGTGCTGGAGCGCGCGAGCGCTGCGGGCGCGACGACGAGCTTCGACCTGAACTACCGGAGCAAGCTCTGGAGCCACGAGGAAGCTCGGGCGACGCTGACGGATCTGTTCGCGCACGTCGACGCGCTGTTCGTCGCGAAGCGGGACGCCGAGGCGGTGCTCGACCGCGAGGGCGAGGCCGTCGAGGTCGCACACGGGTTGGCGACCGACTTCGGCTTCGAGACGGTCGTGATCACCCGCGGCGACCGCGGCGCGCTCGCGCTCCACGGCGACGAGGTGTTCGAACAGCCGGTGTACGAGGCGGACACGCTCGACGCGATCGGCACGGGCGACGCGTTCGTCGGCGGGTTCCTCTCGAAGCGGTGTGCCGGCGGCGACGTCGACGCCGCCCTGGAGTGGGGCGCCGCGACGGCGTCGCTCAAACGGACGATCGCCGGGGATCTGGCTGTCGTCACCCCCGAGGAGGTCGAGCGCGTCGTCGCCGAGGGCGACGGCGGGATCTCGCGGTAG
- a CDS encoding phosphoglycerate kinase, translating into MSTFRTLDDLPAEQRVLVRLDLNSPVEDGVVQDNRRFSRHAETVAELAEAGHRVALMAHQGRPGRDTFLSLEQHADILTEHAGVDVDFVADTFGDDALAAVRDLDAGDVLLLENTRMTDDELPEKEPEEHADSDFVETLAPEFDAYVNDAYSAAHRKHASLVGFPLRLPSYAGRVMQTEYEANTAIAEREFDGDVTMVVGGTKATDVIGVMEALDEKVDRFLLGGVAGELFLRAAGYPVGEDVETDLFDGQWGANEETIRSVLDERRDQVTLATDLAFEGADGARDEVAVGDLIEKTQSFLDIGSGTVAEYVPVIRDSEAVFVKGALGVFEDERFSVGTVGVLEAIADTDCFSVVGGGDTSRAITMYGMSEDDFSHVSIAGGAYIRALTGEPLPAIELLVSSAEGEIAD; encoded by the coding sequence ATGAGCACCTTCCGCACCCTCGACGATCTGCCCGCCGAGCAGCGCGTCCTGGTCCGTCTCGATCTCAACTCCCCGGTCGAGGACGGCGTCGTCCAGGACAACCGCCGCTTCTCTCGCCACGCCGAGACAGTCGCGGAACTCGCCGAGGCGGGCCACCGCGTCGCGCTCATGGCCCACCAGGGGCGTCCGGGCAGAGACACCTTCCTCTCGCTGGAACAGCACGCCGACATCCTCACCGAGCACGCCGGCGTCGACGTCGACTTCGTCGCCGACACCTTCGGCGACGACGCGCTCGCCGCCGTCCGCGACCTCGACGCGGGCGACGTGCTCCTGCTGGAGAACACTCGGATGACCGACGACGAGTTACCGGAGAAGGAGCCCGAGGAGCACGCCGACAGCGACTTCGTCGAGACGCTCGCGCCGGAGTTCGACGCCTACGTGAATGACGCGTACTCCGCCGCACACCGCAAGCACGCCTCGCTGGTCGGCTTCCCCCTGAGACTCCCGAGCTACGCGGGCCGCGTGATGCAGACGGAGTACGAGGCAAACACCGCCATCGCCGAGCGCGAGTTCGACGGCGACGTGACGATGGTCGTCGGCGGGACGAAGGCGACTGACGTCATCGGTGTCATGGAGGCGCTTGACGAGAAAGTCGACCGGTTCCTCCTCGGCGGCGTCGCCGGCGAGCTGTTCCTCCGCGCCGCGGGCTACCCCGTCGGCGAGGACGTCGAGACGGACCTGTTCGACGGCCAGTGGGGCGCCAACGAGGAGACGATCCGCTCGGTGCTCGACGAGCGGCGCGACCAGGTGACACTCGCCACCGATCTCGCGTTCGAGGGTGCCGACGGGGCACGCGATGAGGTCGCCGTCGGCGATCTCATCGAGAAGACCCAGTCGTTCCTCGACATCGGATCCGGGACCGTCGCGGAGTACGTACCGGTCATCCGCGACTCGGAGGCCGTATTCGTCAAGGGCGCCCTGGGCGTGTTCGAGGACGAGCGCTTCAGCGTCGGCACCGTCGGGGTGCTGGAGGCGATCGCCGACACCGACTGCTTCTCTGTCGTCGGCGGCGGCGACACCTCCCGCGCGATCACGATGTACGGGATGTCAGAGGACGACTTCTCGCACGTCTCGATCGCCGGCGGCGCCTACATCCGCGCGCTGACCGGGGAGCCGCTGCCGGCGATCGAACTGCTGGTCAGCAGCGCCGAGGGAGAGATCGCGGACTGA
- a CDS encoding metallophosphoesterase has translation MLVGVVSDTHDNAQYVEAAVDAFADAAVDVAIHCGDIVAPFSATPFEPGSGDNPDADWAFHAVRGNNDGEWALADAVDAFGTYHGEFAELTLGSAEFAVYHGTSEPIVDALLASGSYDYVCRGHTHERVHEERDGTVHLNPGGVPIPGREKGPSAALVDTASGEVSFERLG, from the coding sequence ATGCTCGTCGGCGTCGTCTCCGACACCCACGACAACGCACAGTACGTCGAAGCGGCGGTCGACGCGTTCGCAGACGCCGCTGTCGACGTCGCGATCCACTGCGGCGACATCGTCGCGCCGTTCTCGGCGACCCCGTTCGAACCGGGTTCGGGCGACAACCCGGACGCGGACTGGGCGTTCCACGCCGTCCGCGGCAACAACGACGGCGAGTGGGCGCTGGCGGACGCGGTCGACGCGTTCGGCACCTACCACGGCGAGTTCGCGGAACTGACGCTCGGAAGCGCCGAGTTCGCCGTCTATCACGGGACGAGCGAGCCCATCGTCGACGCGCTGCTCGCCAGCGGCAGCTACGACTACGTCTGTCGCGGGCACACCCACGAGCGCGTCCACGAGGAGCGCGACGGCACAGTTCACCTCAATCCGGGCGGGGTCCCGATACCCGGTCGCGAGAAGGGGCCCTCGGCGGCGCTGGTCGACACCGCGTCCGGCGAGGTGTCCTTCGAGAGGCTGGGGTAG
- a CDS encoding J domain-containing protein — protein MFGEWLAALPGWLVWGVAAGAVASVGVASVFLAANRLFPDPPTRTGGPDQGSLRRTAEIRDYLRRIDERFVEDAPLHGTRVAFHLPERNVALTFDVHAYFAIRDDEDSHTHVILCEHEMPGRHLGRRLPFDVPEVHLGPETATAPVTAAFDTLGLPASADEESVERAYREKVKETHPDQGGSREAFSEVREAYATALDHAEESSGAGRGRA, from the coding sequence GTGTTCGGTGAGTGGCTCGCGGCGCTTCCGGGATGGCTCGTGTGGGGCGTCGCCGCCGGTGCGGTCGCCTCGGTCGGCGTCGCGAGCGTCTTCCTCGCGGCCAACCGACTGTTCCCAGACCCACCGACGCGGACCGGCGGCCCCGATCAGGGATCCCTCCGACGAACGGCCGAGATCCGCGACTACCTCCGGCGCATCGACGAGCGGTTCGTCGAGGACGCTCCCCTCCACGGGACCCGCGTCGCCTTTCACCTCCCCGAGCGGAACGTCGCGCTCACCTTCGACGTGCACGCGTACTTCGCGATTCGTGACGACGAGGACAGCCACACCCACGTGATCCTCTGTGAGCACGAGATGCCCGGGCGCCACCTCGGGCGCCGGCTCCCGTTCGATGTCCCCGAGGTGCATCTCGGCCCCGAGACCGCGACGGCGCCGGTCACCGCCGCCTTCGACACGCTCGGGCTGCCGGCCTCCGCCGACGAGGAGTCCGTCGAGCGGGCCTACCGCGAGAAGGTGAAAGAGACCCACCCGGACCAGGGCGGGAGCCGCGAGGCGTTCTCGGAGGTCCGGGAGGCGTACGCGACCGCGCTGGACCACGCCGAGGAGTCGTCCGGAGCCGGTCGCGGACGCGCCTGA
- the mutL gene encoding DNA mismatch repair endonuclease MutL: MTGEIRALDDRTVREIAAGEVVERPASVVKELVENALDAGASRVAVAVENGGIDGIRVRDDGAGIPPDEIPMAVAKHATSKLDGMDDLDAGVATLGFRGEALHSVGAVAELTVRSRTPDADTGAELVVDHGDEGEVEPAGSPVGTTVEVRDLFGRTPARRKFLKTPATEFDRVSGVVSAYALANPDVAVSLEHDGREVFASPGDGNRRSAVLAVYGREVAESMVDVEFASESGAVTVTGLVSHPETTRAGREYLTTYVNDRWVRDGDLRGAVVDAYGGQLATDRYPFAVLFVDVPAAAVDVNVHPRKTEVRFDDDADVIGTVREAVRSALLDHGLVRSSAPRGRSAPDEAAVDPEVVGGAGTDHERAAAERRAAEGGDASGDDGDGADDRSDSAGGTADATSRGTEATSSVLDAWGSSDAGTAEDPPDAPEDGISPPDRDENDGSAADGDDGSGAPESDAADAPSGAADDDAWSVDIGDAGDAASDRPTDHPERGRTDATAGGAPSPRAWQTEDGQRDGAGEDGGTDDTGGLNDDGDSDEPEESTLTPDADRERTWGAPSQATLAGGTTDERTDRTRLPAMRVLGQYDDTYVVCETDAGLVLVDQHAADERVNYERLQRSVGDGAPAQTLAAPVELELTARESELFETFRDALREVGFRAERVDAPAGNDDSTDGGGSAERSGAPSHAVAVTAVPAVFDATLDPDLLRDVLAAFADEVTTGDRPVSEVADALLADLACYPSVTGNTSLTEGSVTELLDALDDCENPYACPHGRPVIVEFGRAEIEDRFERDYPGHGGRRAE, from the coding sequence ATGACCGGGGAGATCCGCGCGTTGGACGACCGTACCGTCCGCGAGATCGCGGCGGGTGAGGTCGTCGAGCGACCCGCCTCCGTCGTGAAAGAGCTCGTCGAGAACGCGCTCGACGCGGGCGCGTCCAGGGTTGCCGTCGCCGTCGAGAACGGCGGCATCGACGGCATCCGCGTTCGCGACGACGGCGCGGGGATCCCCCCCGATGAGATCCCGATGGCCGTGGCGAAACACGCCACCAGCAAGCTCGACGGCATGGACGACCTCGACGCCGGCGTCGCGACGCTCGGCTTTCGCGGCGAGGCGCTCCACTCCGTCGGCGCGGTCGCGGAGCTGACCGTCCGCTCGCGCACGCCCGACGCCGACACCGGCGCCGAGTTGGTCGTCGACCACGGCGACGAGGGCGAGGTGGAGCCCGCGGGAAGTCCCGTCGGAACGACCGTCGAGGTCCGCGATCTGTTCGGGCGCACCCCCGCTCGCCGGAAGTTCCTCAAGACGCCGGCGACGGAGTTCGACCGGGTCAGCGGCGTCGTCTCCGCGTACGCGCTCGCGAACCCCGACGTGGCGGTGTCGCTGGAGCACGACGGCCGCGAGGTGTTCGCCTCGCCCGGCGACGGGAACCGCCGCTCGGCCGTGCTCGCGGTGTACGGCCGGGAGGTCGCCGAGTCGATGGTCGACGTCGAGTTCGCGTCCGAGTCGGGCGCCGTCACGGTGACCGGGCTCGTCTCGCACCCGGAGACGACCCGCGCGGGCCGGGAGTACCTCACCACCTACGTGAACGACCGCTGGGTGCGCGACGGCGACCTCCGCGGGGCGGTCGTCGACGCCTACGGCGGCCAGTTGGCGACCGACCGCTACCCGTTCGCCGTCCTCTTCGTCGACGTGCCGGCCGCGGCCGTCGACGTGAACGTCCACCCCCGCAAGACCGAGGTCCGCTTCGACGACGACGCCGACGTGATCGGGACCGTCCGGGAGGCGGTGCGGTCCGCGCTGCTTGACCACGGGCTCGTCCGGTCGTCGGCCCCTCGCGGCCGCTCGGCACCCGACGAGGCGGCCGTCGACCCCGAAGTCGTCGGCGGCGCCGGCACGGACCACGAGCGCGCGGCCGCAGAGCGTCGCGCCGCTGAAGGCGGCGATGCCAGCGGCGACGACGGCGACGGCGCGGACGACCGCAGCGACAGTGCTGGGGGGACCGCCGACGCGACGAGCCGCGGCACGGAGGCCACTTCCTCCGTGCTCGACGCCTGGGGGAGTTCGGACGCCGGGACCGCGGAGGACCCGCCAGACGCGCCCGAGGACGGTATCTCGCCCCCGGATCGGGACGAGAACGACGGATCGGCGGCCGACGGCGACGACGGGAGTGGCGCCCCCGAGAGCGATGCCGCCGACGCCCCGTCCGGAGCGGCCGACGACGACGCCTGGAGCGTCGATATCGGGGACGCTGGCGACGCCGCGAGCGACCGCCCGACGGACCACCCGGAGCGCGGCCGAACCGACGCCACCGCCGGCGGCGCGCCGTCGCCGCGGGCGTGGCAAACCGAGGACGGCCAGCGCGATGGTGCCGGCGAGGACGGCGGTACCGATGATACCGGCGGACTCAACGACGACGGCGACAGCGACGAACCAGAGGAGTCGACGCTGACGCCCGACGCCGACCGCGAGCGAACGTGGGGCGCGCCCTCGCAGGCGACCCTCGCGGGCGGGACAACCGACGAGCGGACCGATCGTACCCGCCTCCCGGCGATGCGCGTGCTCGGTCAATACGACGACACGTACGTGGTCTGCGAGACCGACGCCGGCCTCGTGCTGGTCGACCAGCACGCGGCCGACGAGCGCGTCAACTACGAGCGGCTCCAGCGGTCCGTCGGCGACGGGGCCCCCGCACAGACGCTCGCGGCGCCTGTCGAGTTGGAGCTGACGGCGCGGGAGTCGGAGCTGTTCGAGACGTTCCGTGACGCGCTGCGCGAGGTCGGGTTCCGGGCCGAGCGCGTTGACGCACCCGCCGGGAACGACGACAGCACCGACGGTGGGGGTAGCGCCGAGCGGAGCGGGGCCCCGAGCCACGCCGTCGCGGTGACGGCGGTCCCTGCGGTGTTCGACGCGACGCTGGACCCGGATCTCCTGCGCGACGTACTCGCCGCCTTCGCCGACGAGGTGACCACCGGCGACCGGCCCGTCTCGGAGGTCGCGGACGCGCTGTTGGCGGACCTGGCGTGTTACCCGTCGGTGACGGGCAACACCTCGTTGACCGAGGGAAGCGTGACAGAACTCCTGGACGCGCTCGACGACTGCGAGAACCCCTACGCGTGCCCCCACGGCCGCCCGGTGATCGTCGAGTTCGGGCGCGCAGAGATCGAAGATCGGTTCGAGCGCGACTACCCCGGTCACGGCGGTCGGCGCGCGGAGTAG
- a CDS encoding DUF6653 family protein — protein MGLQRRFGDLDSFWERHANPKSGWSRLLSVPLLLAAAYTRDRRVLAVALGWTVVNPVAFPRVDRSPEGDPAWMTRVVDAERAWLRGDVSPGGWDRLNAFSAPVTAYALYAAYRRRPVRAVIAGAASMALKLAYVWGLERRWSGETAGRR, from the coding sequence ATGGGTCTCCAACGCCGATTCGGCGACCTCGACAGCTTCTGGGAGCGCCACGCGAACCCCAAGAGCGGCTGGTCTCGGCTGCTCTCGGTCCCGTTGTTGCTGGCGGCTGCCTACACCCGCGATCGCCGAGTGCTTGCGGTCGCGCTCGGCTGGACCGTCGTCAACCCGGTCGCCTTTCCCCGCGTCGACCGCAGCCCCGAGGGCGACCCGGCGTGGATGACCCGCGTCGTCGACGCCGAGCGCGCGTGGCTCCGCGGCGACGTGTCGCCCGGCGGCTGGGACCGCCTGAACGCCTTTTCGGCGCCCGTCACCGCCTATGCGCTGTACGCCGCTTACCGACGCCGACCGGTCCGAGCCGTCATCGCGGGGGCGGCATCGATGGCGCTGAAGCTGGCGTACGTGTGGGGACTGGAGCGGCGGTGGAGCGGTGAAACTGCCGGAAGGCGCTGA
- a CDS encoding DUF7504 family protein — MSRSGTQQGVGSRDDERSRSSKAELVLTPPGPERRTTVKRQAVAGYVEHPTVVEFTYDTDPVALHERWRAEVGAPPCHLIVDASGTGEIPGPRVAADGGSFAVEGAHPQDLTGLCMKWQDALAEARGQGGLFVAFDSVTALLQYVDLSVAYRFLHTLVTGVHRVGARAQFYLDPKAHEDQTVSTVQGLFDAVRRVN; from the coding sequence ATGAGCAGGAGTGGAACGCAGCAGGGAGTGGGATCCCGGGACGACGAGCGCTCGCGGTCGTCGAAGGCCGAATTGGTGTTGACACCGCCGGGCCCCGAACGCCGGACGACGGTGAAGCGGCAGGCGGTCGCGGGGTACGTCGAGCACCCGACGGTCGTGGAGTTCACCTACGACACGGACCCGGTGGCGCTCCACGAGCGCTGGCGCGCCGAGGTCGGCGCGCCTCCGTGTCACCTGATCGTTGACGCCTCGGGAACCGGGGAGATCCCCGGGCCGCGAGTCGCCGCCGACGGCGGGTCGTTCGCCGTCGAGGGCGCCCACCCGCAGGACCTCACCGGATTGTGCATGAAGTGGCAGGACGCGCTGGCGGAGGCTCGCGGGCAGGGAGGCCTCTTCGTCGCGTTCGACTCGGTGACCGCGCTCCTCCAGTACGTCGACCTCAGCGTGGCGTACCGATTCCTCCACACGCTCGTCACCGGCGTCCACCGCGTCGGCGCCCGCGCGCAGTTCTACCTCGACCCGAAGGCGCACGAGGATCAGACCGTCTCGACAGTCCAGGGGCTGTTCGACGCGGTCCGGCGGGTCAACTGA